The genomic stretch ATGTCTCACTTAAACTCTCCAACCAGGTCTGTGGTCACGCACGCTTCATACACATCTCATATACGTCTCACTCAAACTCTCTAACCAGGTCTGTGGTCACGCACGCTTCATACACATCTCATATCGTCTCACTTAAACTCTCCAACCAGGTCTGTGGTCATGCCTTCATACACATCTCACTCAAACTCTCCAACCAGGTCTGTGGTCACGCACGCCatacacatctcatacacatcTCATATACGTCTCACTCAAACTCTCCAACCAGGTCTGTGGTCACGCACGCTTCATACACATCTCATACATATCTCATATACGTCTCACTCAAACTCTCCAACCAGGTCTGTGGTCACTCATGCTTCATACACCTCTCATACAAATCTTATACACATCTCACTCAAACTCTCCAACCAGGTCTGTGGTCATGCACGCTTCATACACATCTCTTATATCGTCTCACTTAAACTCTCCAACCAGGTCTGTGGTCTCGCATGCTTCATACACATCTCCTGTACGTCTCACTTAAACTCTCCAACCAGGTCTGTGGTTACGCACGCTTCatacacatctcatacacatcTCATATACGTCTCATATACGTCTCACTCAAACTCTCCAACCAGGTCTGTGGTTACGCGCTTCatacacatctcatacacatcTCATATCGTCTCACTCAAACTCTCCAACCAGGTCTGTGGTCACGCTTCatacacatctcatacacatcTCCTATCGTCTCACTCAAACTCTCCAACCAGGTCTGTGGTCTCGCATGCTTCATACACCTCTCATACAAATCTTATACACATCTCACTCAAACTCTCCAACCAGGTCTGTGGTCATGCACGCTTTATACACATCTCTTATATACGTCTCACTTAAACTCTCCAACCAGGTCTGTGGTCTCGCATGCTTCATACACATCTCCTGTACGTCTCACTTAAACTCTCCAACCAGGTCTGTGGTCACACGCTTCATACACATCTCATACATCTCATATCGTCTCACTCAAACTCTCCAACCAGGTCTGTGGTTACGCACGCTTCATACACATCTCCTACACATCTCATATACGTCTCACTCAAACTCTCCAACCAGGTCTGTGGTCACTCACGCTTCatacacctctcatacacatcTCACTCAAACTCTCCAACCAGGTCTGTGGTCATGCACGCTTCatacacatctcatacacatcTCATATACGTCTCACTCAAACTCTCCAACCAGGTCTGTGGTCACGCACGCTTCATACACATCTCATATACGTCTCACTTAAACTCTCCAACCAGGTCTGTGGTCACGCACGCTTCATACACATCTCATATACGTCTCACTTAAACTCTCCAACCAGGTCTGTGGTCatgcacactttatacacatctcatacacatcTCATACATGTCTCACTCAAACTCTCCAACCAGGTCTGTGGTCATGCACGCTTCATACACATTTCATACACATCTAATGCACGTCTCACTCAAACTCTCCAACCAGGTCTGTGATCATGCACGCTTCATACCCATCTCATACACGTCTCACTCAAACTCTCCAACCAGGTCTGTGGTCATGCATGCTTCATACACATCTTCTATACGTCTCACTTAAACTCTCCAACCAGGTCTGTGGTCACGCACGCTTCatacacatctcatacacatcTCATATACGTCTCACTTAAACTCTCCAACCAGGTCTGTGGTCACGCACGCTTCatacacatctcatacacatcTCATATACGTCTCACTTAAACTCTCCAACCAGGTCTGTGGTCACTCACACCTCatacacctctcatacacatctcatacacatcTCACTCAAACTCTCCAACCAGGTCTGTGGTCATGCACGCTTCATACACATCTCATACGTACATGTCATACACATCTCCTATACGTCTCACTCAAACTCTCCAACCAGGTCTGTGGTCATGCACGCTTCATACACATCTCATATACGTCTCACTAAAACTCTCCAACCAGGTCTGTGGTCATGCACGCTTCATACACATCTCATATACAGTACGTCTCACTCAAACTCTCCAACTAGGTCTGTGGTCATGCACGCTTCATACACATCTCATATACGTCTCACTCAAACTCTCCAACCAGGTCTGTGGTCATGCATGCTTCATACACATTTCATACACATCTCATATCGTCTCACTCAAACTCTTCAACCAGGTCTGTGGTCATGCATGCTTCATACACATCTCATATACGTCTCATTTAAACTCTCCAACCAGGTCTGTGGTTATGCACGCTTCatacacatctcatacacatcTCATGCACGTCTCACTCAAACTCTCCAACCAGGTCTGTGGTCATGAACGCTTCATACACATCTCATACACGTCTCACTCAAACTCTCCAACCAGGTCTGTGGTATGCACGCTTCATACACATCTCATACAAGTCTCACTCAAACTCTCCAACCAGGTCTGTGGTCatgcacactttatacacatctcATACACGTCTCACTCAAACTCTCCAACCAGGTCTGTGGTATGCACGCTTCATACACATCTCATACAAGTCTCACTCAAACTCTCCAACCAGGTCTGTGGTCATGCACGCTTCATACACATCTCATTCACATCTCATACACGTCTCACTCAAAACGAGGAATTGTGAACCACAATCTCCTCTGTCCTGAATCTGTTTGAAACCATCCTACATAATCATCTCATCACTGTAAATAATCATCACCACACAAACCGATCTGAATCTCTAATCATTCTCATGACGATTCCTCTCAGCAGGTGATGGGATCTACACCAGCGTTGTGCTCTGCGTGTAAAGCTGATCTTAGCACGTCAGCAGAAAGAGACTCGGAACACACACTGCAGGTTGTGGACTCTctacagagtgtgtgtgctgGGGGTGAAGCTGAATGGCCTGATGTTGGTTTACAGGAGAGTGTGACGAAGTGTGAGAAGGATGAACCCAGCACCTCTGTTAATTTACACAGCGATCTGaacctcctcacacactcctcaccacacactcctcTGAAAACGTCTGGAGGTGAGGAGCAGAATGCGACACACTCTCCACTGATGTGCTCATTTACACTGTTGGACTGCAGGACAGTGCTGGAAGTGAATGGAAACATCAGGCAagaggaacagctggaggatgGGAGTGCTCTTGCTGAGGAACCGGAGGAACCGGAGGAACCTGATGAAGAACTTGAGGAACCTGATGAGGCCAGTGATGATTTTTGTCCTTCAAGTAAGTTGTGATTTCTGCTGAAGGAGACAAAAGTGTAAAGAACTGCACACAAATGCCacagtctttctgtctttccttcttttgtttctgtctctctctctctctctctctctctctctctctctgtgtgtgctttatgaaaaaaatatgtattgcCAAAGTGATTGCAGTATTACATAaatgtgttataaaaaaaaaaaaaaaggacaatgcATCGCTTGGTATTTCAGGGCTTTAGAAGGGTGTGAGTTGAGAGGTAGGGGTATTTCAGGGCTTTAGAATGGTGCGAGTTGAGGGGTAGGGGTATTTCAGGGCTTTAGAATGGTGTGAGTTGAGGGTAGGGGTATTTCAGGGCTTTAGAATGGTGTGAGTTGAGGGTAGGGGTATTTCAGGGCTTTAGAATGGTGCGAGTTGAGGGTAGGTGTATTTCAGGGCTTTAGAATGGTATGAGTTGAGGGTAGGGGTATTTCAGGGCTTTAGAATGGTGCGAGTTGAGGGTAGGGGTATTTCAGGGCTTTAGAATGGTGTGAGTTGAGGGGTAGGGGTATTTCAGGGCTTTAGAATGGTGTGAGTTGAGGGGTAGGGGTATTTCAAGGCTTTAGAAGGGTGTGAGTTGAGGGGTAGGGGTATTTCAAAGCTTTAGAAGGGTGTGAGTTGAGGGGTAGGGGTATTTCAAAGCTTTAGAAGGGTGTGAGTTGAGGGGTAGGGGTATTTCAGGGCTGTTGGTGTAATATATTTGTACAGAGTTCTGGGTCTCCTCTGGATGGTTTTATGATTTGGTAAATTGTTGATTTGGTGAGTTTGTCAGCAGACCCCACATCCCTGCTCAATTACTGCTTGTCTCTCTCAGCTTCTGCCGGAGGCCACAGTGAGTCCTGTGATGAAGAAGGGAAGCCCTCAGTGAAGCATAATggggaagagaagaagaagaagaagaagaagaagaagaagagtgggATAAAGACGGTTACCCCCTGCACCATCTGCGGACAGGAGCTGATGTCTGCAGCGTTCCTGACGCGACACATGAAGATGCACGAGAACCGCGTGAAGCAGAAGACGCTGCGTCCTCacgtgtgtgaggtgtgtgagaaaGGCTACCCCACTCACTCCGCCCTGAAGGTCCACATGAAGTCCCACAGCGGGGACAAACCGTTCCGCTGCGAGCTCTGTGGGAACTGCTTCAAAACCAAAGGAAACCTGAAATGCCACCAGAGCATCCACACGGGTCAGAGGCCGTTCCGGTGCGCGTACTGCCAGATGTGCTTCTACCACAAGACTCACCTGAAGAAGCACGAGCGCGTCCACACCAACGAGAAGCCGTACGTGTGCTCAGTGTGCGAGAAGGGCTTCATCACCGTCAGCGCTCTGAAGCAGCACCAGAGGGTCCACACGGGCGAGAAGCCCTACTCCTGCTCCTACTGCGACATGACCTTCGGGCAGAAGGTCAACCGCGACCGGCACGAGCGCACGCACACGGGCGAGAAACCCTTCCTGTGTGACCACTGTGGGAAAGGCTTCTCGGACCCGCGTCACTTCTACACGCACAAGCGCATCCACGTGGGGGAGAAACGTGAGAGACCCTTCAGTGCTCCTTCTGCGGGAACTCCTTCTTCTACCGCATCAACCTGAAGCAGCACGAACGCGTTCACACTAAAGAACGCCCATACAGCTGCTCCCAGTGTCCCAAAACTTTCGCCCGACCCGACGTCCTTAAAACACACCTGCGTGTCCACACTGGAGAGAAACCTTACCGCTGCAGCATCTGCGACCAGGGCTTTACCTACCTGGGCAGCTTCAGGGCTCACCAGAAGAACCACACCAAGGAGGACATCAAGCAGAacccataacacacacacaccatattaaACTCCTCACGGGTGTGTGTATGCACCCCAGAGCTTCTCAGGAACTTCCTGGAGAACATCTCATGCTTTCTTTTCTGAGAGCAGCAGTGCGATCAGATTCAGACCTTCAGTCTGGAGAAAAGGCCTGATAATTATAAAGGTGTGTTTTGAAAGAGTGAGAAGATCAGATCTAACTGTGACCAAATGATcccaaaaaagaagaaatgagacATCATGAGAACATGCGAGAAGATGGGACTGAGCAGTACTTGAGACTGATTGCAGATATCAAATGGAGCATGGTCATGTAGTGGGTCACATGGTCTCAGTATAAACCAATTAAAactcactctacacacacacacacacacacacacacacacacacacacacacacacactgctgttagaCACTACCCTACACTCtgcctttttttctcccccactttctctctcttccccttttctcttcctttctttctttttttttctttttccttttttgctcctttgtttctccctctttctccccGTCTTTGGTCATTAATAATGAAGGACTTGTGTTTTGgtgacattttctttcatttttgtttctttgtgtttaaACGTTTGGAAATGtaattccaaataaataaataaataaataaataaataaatgaaatctgtGACACAGCAGGAAGTAGTTGATGTTTGAGATGTCTCACTGCGTGCCTGCTGAGTGATGGAGTTACAGCTCAGGACAGGTGGACAGGAGACACACCACATGTCCTTCTGTAATTCTACTTTAAACCTATAATGTTGTTGAATGTAGACCTGAGATTGAAGCAACCTCAGACCATAACACTGCCCCCACAGCACTGTACTGTAGGCACTAGGCttctcttcttaccctgatgctCCCATCACTCTGGAATAGGGTCagtctggactcatcagaccacatgaccttcctCCTTCACTCTAGAATCTAGTGTTTTGCTCTAGTGGTTTTCTGAAGGCTCCACAGCTGTTTAGTACCAGTTTTAGCTGTTTAGCctaaaaaaatcattcaaaatTTCTTCTTCAACTAAAGTTCCTCCAGGATACTTCCAGGTTTAATAATATGATGGACACATCTTACCCTCATTTCAGTAGTTTCAATAATCTCCTCAGTTCTTTTGTAGAtgtgtccctaatgagtgatccagtggtgactgtggtgaaggaaaaactcactgagatgggctgaggaacaaaccttgagaggaacaagatcctcatctgggtgtcaccgaatgtccatgatcacagttccatcagtgttgaggttataAACTGTTCAGTAAACGACACTTGCATGCAGAACTTTTCAtccaaactgtggtcctgagcacattggAGCAGACTGGtgataataattacagtccaaattcatcctcaaacTTCTACAGTTACTCAGTAACTTCATGTATCTTTAGGCTGTAGATGTGGAACAATATCTCCaactgaagagaactccatccagaggtaagGTGTGgagatgaatcaggcagatctgaGTTGCTTTCTTTGCCTTATGAAGGACGGTTATTTGGAACAGAGGAAAATTTTTTCCACCATCACCTGATTGTGAAGGACAAGAAGCTCCTCACTGCAGCAGTGTTGTTTTTATCCACTGGAGCTCTTACCTGCTCACCTACATCCAGGTGACCCTTTATGGCTCTAGGGTCTATAATCGTGTGTTTCTATACGTTTCTGCATGCTGCACGTGTTCTGGTATGTTTTATGTGTAAAGGTCTTGGTATCACTGTTGTGACATTTTGTATCATCTCAAACATCTGGctgctttttcctctttctcagaGCAGGAAGTGATGAGATGATGAGCATGTGCAGGTTCTACTCTGCTTGTGTTCCTTCAGATCTCTTCAGTCCTGCACTCTTAATTATTATTTCCATCACCAGGTTCTGCTGTTCTGTAGGTATTAGGGACTGAAATATTCACCAATTCCCATCGATTTTCAAAagtgcatcagatacaagttggTGTTTATTACATGTTTAACATCTTGGCGATTTCTATATGTGGGCGGATCGTATCGCACGGGAGCTGCGTTGTGTGTATCGCTCATGTATCGTATTGCTGGATATGCATCGAGATAAGAATCACATCAGAGCCCAGAGAAATAGGATGTTCCACACCAAACTTCTGCATCATCATGAGGctttcacaacacacacttctccATATCCATTTATGGTCATCCATGCCGTTAATCACTTCTCCTATGTGACTGGGCGACTTTTTATATAACGGCTTCTTTGCTCCTTAAAGCTGCTAGACATGAAGCGTTTAGTGATCTTGATGACGAATCATTGGTCAGGAAGTGATTAAGCATAAATCTCTCCTCCTGTACCTCCATTTCCTCATGAACTGAAGTGTTTCTAGACAAGCTGGAACCAGGGAAATTCATGTCTATGGTCTTCTACACAGAGAACAATCACTAAGCACCTAATTAGGAACACCTGTTTACTCCTGCAGATGCACTAAAGATCTACATCAGTGGTGTCCAATCTGTTCcacaggttttcattccagccAAACAGGTCCACAGCAAGTTCTACCTTTTAAATcgaattcttttgtttttcaatgaTTATCAGGTGTAGCTCTCGATTGGATGGTATAAAAACCTGCACCTACACTTTGTAAAAATGATTGGACACCCCGATCTACATGTTCGCTGCATGTGAAgcagaagacccaaacctgttccagcatgacaatgccgtGTGCTcagagccagctccatgaagatctgcttttcatgggttggaagatctcctgctattgagctccaaccctattgaacacttttagtgatgaatgtgaacacttgactgcaccccaggaacctcctcaccttctcatctacatctgtacctgactttactaacaccctcttAGCTGAatagatcttcccagaagagtggagctcattctAACAGTAAATGAAGACTGAGTGCGGAATGAGATGTTTAGAAAGAAGCACTATGTATGTGGACACTTGATTAGTGGACCTCAGCTATGGATCAGACACAGGAGCACACGAGGTTCTCTCTCACTGAGGGTCATCACACATGAGTTTACATGGCTGTGGTATtctctgaggtgtgtgtgtgtgtgtgtgtgtgtgtgagacagcgAATGACTCAGCGTGACCTCCTGCACTGAGTACTGCAGCACACTGTGGTGAAATAAGAGGAAAGAGGTTTCTGCTGTAACAGATGAAACATGGCCTGGAGTTGACACTGGGTGAGTGGGACACTGCCCGGTCCGGTGGTGCCGGGGGGGGGGGAGATTTTACAAATAACTACAGCTCTGTACACCTGCtaactatcatcatcatcatcatcatcatcatcatcatctacacctaccagccacacacacacacacacacacacacacacacacacacacagtgtgtgggGGGAGATGGAGTGTGAGAGTGAATAAGtgcacccccacccccccacccgCCCACACCACCATCAGTAGTGTATATAAGCAGTAGCAGTGACAGTGACAGTAACAGTCATGATGATGGCTTGGTTTCAGCTTCTGCTCTTCACTTTCCTCTCCTTTGCTCCTCTCACTACACTCTCTCGCGCGGGTAAgatctcacactctctcacacactctcacta from Silurus meridionalis isolate SWU-2019-XX chromosome 24, ASM1480568v1, whole genome shotgun sequence encodes the following:
- the LOC124378592 gene encoding zinc finger protein 235-like isoform X1, translated to MMEEQCVGGGVGEGEGVLQRHLPCDPPSSCTAAVGTDLSMADISHLHTEVCELRRTVRHLEHRLSQALKLSNQQVMGSTPALCSACKADLSTSAERDSEHTLQVVDSLQSVCAGGEAEWPDVGLQESVTKCEKDEPSTSVNLHSDLNLLTHSSPHTPLKTSGGEEQNATHSPLMCSFTLLDCRTVLEVNGNIRQEEQLEDGSALAEEPEEPEEPDEELEEPDEASDDFCPSTSAGGHSESCDEEGKPSVKHNGEEKKKKKKKKKKSGIKTVTPCTICGQELMSAAFLTRHMKMHENRVKQKTLRPHVCEVCEKGYPTHSALKVHMKSHSGDKPFRCELCGNCFKTKGNLKCHQSIHTGQRPFRCAYCQMCFYHKTHLKKHERVHTNEKPYVCSVCEKGFITVSALKQHQRVHTGEKPYSCSYCDMTFGQKVNRDRHERTHTGEKPFLCDHCGKGFSDPRHFYTHKRIHVGEKRERPFSAPSAGTPSSTAST
- the LOC124378592 gene encoding zinc finger protein 235-like isoform X2 — its product is MMEEQCVGGGVGEGEGVLQRHLPCDPPSSCTAAVGTDLSMADISHLHTEVCELRRTVRHLEHRLSQALKLSNQVMGSTPALCSACKADLSTSAERDSEHTLQVVDSLQSVCAGGEAEWPDVGLQESVTKCEKDEPSTSVNLHSDLNLLTHSSPHTPLKTSGGEEQNATHSPLMCSFTLLDCRTVLEVNGNIRQEEQLEDGSALAEEPEEPEEPDEELEEPDEASDDFCPSTSAGGHSESCDEEGKPSVKHNGEEKKKKKKKKKKSGIKTVTPCTICGQELMSAAFLTRHMKMHENRVKQKTLRPHVCEVCEKGYPTHSALKVHMKSHSGDKPFRCELCGNCFKTKGNLKCHQSIHTGQRPFRCAYCQMCFYHKTHLKKHERVHTNEKPYVCSVCEKGFITVSALKQHQRVHTGEKPYSCSYCDMTFGQKVNRDRHERTHTGEKPFLCDHCGKGFSDPRHFYTHKRIHVGEKRERPFSAPSAGTPSSTAST